The Streptomyces sp. NBC_01244 genome contains a region encoding:
- a CDS encoding agmatine deiminase family protein — MTDTTPVNAGFRMPAEWTPHERTWMAWPSPNPTFTNEQELAEAREAWGAVARAVRSYEPVTLVVSPGDGESARAVVGDDIELVERELDDAWMRDIGPTFVTNEAGELAAVDWTFNGWGAQEWARWDHDSKIAREISGLVGTRTYSTALVNEGGAIHVDGEGTVLLTDTVQLGKGRNPDWTREQVEAEIHAHLGTTKAIWLPYGLAGDYGTYGTQGHVDIVAAFARPGVVMVHSQPDPAHPDHERGKTIAAILRASTDARGRQLQVVEIPAPTVLEEDGEWVDYSYINHYLCNGGVVLCAFDDPRDEEAAEIFRGLFPERTVTLVDARTIFAGGGGIHCITQQQPKV; from the coding sequence ATGACCGACACCACGCCCGTGAACGCCGGATTCCGGATGCCCGCCGAGTGGACGCCCCACGAGCGCACCTGGATGGCCTGGCCCAGCCCCAACCCCACCTTCACCAACGAGCAGGAGCTCGCCGAAGCCCGCGAGGCCTGGGGCGCCGTGGCCCGCGCGGTGCGCTCGTACGAGCCGGTGACCCTGGTCGTTTCGCCCGGTGACGGGGAGAGCGCCCGCGCCGTCGTGGGCGATGACATCGAGCTGGTCGAGCGCGAGCTCGACGACGCCTGGATGCGCGACATCGGCCCGACCTTCGTCACCAACGAGGCCGGCGAGCTGGCGGCCGTCGACTGGACCTTCAACGGCTGGGGCGCCCAGGAGTGGGCCCGCTGGGACCACGACTCGAAGATCGCCCGCGAGATCTCCGGCCTCGTCGGGACCCGCACCTACAGCACCGCACTGGTCAACGAGGGCGGCGCCATCCACGTGGACGGCGAGGGCACCGTGCTCCTCACCGACACCGTGCAGCTCGGCAAGGGCCGCAACCCCGACTGGACCCGCGAGCAGGTCGAGGCCGAGATCCACGCCCACCTGGGCACCACCAAGGCGATCTGGCTCCCGTACGGCCTGGCGGGCGACTACGGCACCTACGGCACCCAGGGCCACGTGGACATCGTCGCCGCCTTCGCCCGCCCCGGCGTGGTCATGGTCCACAGCCAGCCCGACCCGGCCCACCCGGACCACGAGCGCGGCAAGACCATCGCCGCCATCCTGCGCGCGTCCACCGACGCCCGGGGGCGGCAGCTCCAGGTCGTGGAGATCCCGGCGCCGACCGTACTGGAAGAGGACGGGGAGTGGGTCGACTACTCCTACATCAACCACTACCTGTGCAACGGCGGCGTGGTCCTGTGCGCCTTCGACGACCCGCGCGACGAGGAGGCGGCGGAGATCTTCCGCGGTCTGTTCCCCGAGCGGACCGTGACGCTCGTCGACGCACGTACGATTTTCGCCGGGGGTGGCGGTATCCACTGCATCACCCAGCAGCAGCCGAAGGTCTGA
- a CDS encoding TetR/AcrR family transcriptional regulator, which translates to MVAGEVRAARKNAPPREDVLVAAMATIAERGLDGLTMAGLGRQVGMSSGHLLYYFRTKDELLLQTLEWSEAALGTRRRALLSRRGPARERLQAYVDLYVPEGARDPHWTLWLEVWNRSQNAGPGERERQGAIEGAWHRDLVALLAEGISRGEFRPVDPDRFAARLRALLDGFSIQVAVGLPGIDRGDILDHVGEFLSEALTPGAGA; encoded by the coding sequence ATGGTGGCGGGTGAGGTACGTGCCGCGCGCAAGAACGCGCCGCCGCGCGAGGACGTACTGGTCGCCGCCATGGCCACCATCGCCGAACGCGGCCTGGACGGTCTGACCATGGCCGGCCTGGGCCGCCAGGTCGGCATGAGCAGCGGCCACCTCCTCTACTACTTCCGCACCAAGGACGAGCTCCTGCTGCAGACCCTGGAGTGGAGCGAGGCGGCGCTCGGCACCCGGCGCCGCGCCCTGCTGTCCCGCCGCGGCCCGGCGCGCGAACGCCTGCAGGCCTACGTGGACCTGTACGTGCCCGAGGGCGCCCGGGATCCGCACTGGACGCTGTGGCTGGAGGTCTGGAACCGCTCGCAGAACGCGGGACCGGGGGAGCGGGAGCGCCAGGGGGCCATCGAGGGCGCCTGGCACCGCGATCTGGTCGCCCTGCTCGCCGAGGGCATCTCGCGCGGAGAGTTCCGCCCGGTCGACCCGGACCGCTTCGCGGCCCGGCTGCGAGCCCTGCTCGACGGGTTCAGCATCCAGGTCGCCGTCGGCCTGCCCGGGATAGACCGGGGCGACATCCTCGACCACGTCGGCGAGTTCCTCAGCGAGGCGCTGACCCCGGGGGCCGGCGCCTGA
- the cimA gene encoding citramalate synthase yields the protein MTTTEATEPTAPASGPGPDDGFHVFDTTLRDGAQREGINLTVADKLTIARHLDDFGVGFIEGGWPGANPRDTEFFSRARAEIDFKHAQLVAFGATRRAGGSAATDPQVRALLESGAPVITLVAKSHDRHVELALRTTLDENLEMVRDTVAHLVSQGRRVFVDCEHFFDGYRANAEYAKSVVRAAHEAGADVVVLCDTNGGMLPAQITATVATVLADTGARLGIHAQDDTGCAVANTLAAVDAGATHVQCTANGYGERVGNANLFPVVAALEIKYGRTVLPAGALAEMTRISHAIAEVVNLTPSTHQPYVGVSAFAHKAGLHASAIKVDPDLYQHIDPARVGNTMRMLVSDMAGRASIELKGKELGVDLGGDRALVSRVVERVKERELQGYTYEAADASFELLLRAEAEGRARKYFRIESWRAIVEDRPDGTHANEATVKLWAKGERIVATAEGNGPVNALDRALRVALERFYPQLAKFELTDYKVRILEGAHGTSSTTRVLVTTTDGAREWNTVGVAPNVIAASWQALEDAFTYGLLHAGVEPAE from the coding sequence ATGACGACGACAGAGGCCACCGAGCCGACTGCGCCGGCTTCGGGCCCCGGCCCCGATGACGGGTTCCACGTCTTCGACACGACCCTGCGCGACGGTGCCCAGCGTGAGGGCATCAACCTCACGGTCGCGGACAAGCTGACGATCGCCCGGCACCTGGACGACTTCGGGGTGGGGTTCATCGAGGGCGGCTGGCCCGGCGCCAACCCCCGCGACACGGAGTTCTTCTCCCGTGCCCGCGCGGAGATCGACTTCAAGCACGCCCAGCTCGTCGCCTTCGGCGCGACCCGCCGGGCGGGCGGCTCGGCCGCCACCGACCCGCAGGTCCGCGCCCTGCTGGAATCCGGCGCCCCGGTGATCACCCTGGTCGCCAAGTCCCACGACCGGCACGTCGAGCTCGCCCTGCGCACCACCCTCGACGAGAACCTGGAGATGGTCCGCGACACCGTCGCCCACCTGGTCTCCCAGGGCCGCCGGGTCTTCGTCGACTGCGAGCACTTCTTCGACGGCTACCGGGCCAACGCCGAGTACGCGAAGTCCGTCGTACGGGCCGCGCACGAGGCGGGCGCCGACGTCGTGGTCCTCTGCGACACCAACGGCGGCATGCTGCCCGCGCAGATCACCGCGACCGTGGCGACCGTACTGGCCGACACCGGCGCACGCCTGGGCATCCACGCCCAGGACGACACCGGCTGCGCCGTCGCCAACACGCTGGCCGCCGTGGACGCGGGCGCCACGCACGTGCAGTGCACCGCGAACGGCTACGGCGAGCGGGTCGGCAACGCCAACCTCTTCCCGGTCGTCGCCGCGCTGGAGATCAAGTACGGCCGTACGGTCCTCCCGGCGGGCGCCCTGGCCGAGATGACCCGGATCTCGCACGCCATCGCCGAGGTCGTCAACCTCACCCCCTCCACGCACCAGCCCTACGTCGGCGTCTCCGCCTTCGCGCACAAGGCGGGCCTGCACGCCTCGGCCATCAAGGTCGACCCGGACCTGTACCAGCACATCGACCCCGCGCGCGTCGGCAACACCATGCGGATGCTCGTCTCCGACATGGCCGGCCGGGCCTCCATCGAGCTCAAGGGCAAGGAGCTCGGCGTCGACCTCGGCGGGGACCGTGCGCTGGTCTCCCGGGTGGTGGAGCGGGTCAAGGAGCGCGAGCTCCAGGGCTACACCTACGAGGCCGCCGACGCCTCCTTCGAGCTGCTGCTGCGCGCCGAGGCCGAGGGCCGGGCGCGCAAGTACTTCCGCATCGAGTCCTGGCGGGCCATCGTCGAGGACCGCCCCGACGGCACGCACGCCAACGAGGCCACGGTGAAGCTGTGGGCCAAGGGCGAGCGGATCGTCGCGACGGCGGAGGGCAACGGCCCGGTCAACGCACTCGACCGCGCACTGCGCGTCGCCCTGGAGCGCTTCTACCCCCAGCTCGCGAAGTTCGAGCTGACCGACTACAAGGTCCGCATCCTGGAGGGCGCACACGGCACGTCCTCCACGACCCGGGTCCTGGTCACCACGACGGACGGCGCCCGCGAGTGGAACACGGTCGGCGTCGCCCCGAACGTCATCGCGGCCTCCTGGCAGGCCCTGGAAGACGCCTTCACCTACGGCCTCCTGCACGCGGGCGTGGAGCCGGCGGAGTAG